Genomic segment of Microbacterium hydrocarbonoxydans:
CAGGATCGTCGCTCTCGACAGCGGCGATCGCATCCTGAGGCGCGGCGATCCCGCCGAAGGTGTCGGCCCACTGCTCGGGCGTCTCGCGCTGCAGGAAGATCGAGGGATGGCAGGGGTGCGCCACGGCCTGGATCACGTCGTCGCGGGTGGTGAGCAGGCCGGCGTAGGCGGCGGCGGGGTCGAGCGTGAGCACGATCGCACCGGCGCGCAGCTGAGGCACCAGCTCCGCCGTGACGGGACCCAGCGCGAGATCGGGCACCGCGAGCACCACGATGTCGGCGTCGGAGACCGCGACGTGTGCATCGGTGAGCTCGCGCCCGGCATCCGTCGTGCGCTGACGACCGGCAGGGGAGTTCTCGACGTACCAGACGGTGTGCTCGGTCTTCACCAGGTTGTCGGACACGCGCATGCCCATCTTGCCTCCGGCGCCGATCACGGCGATCTTGTGGCTCATTGTGTGCTCCTCAGGTGGTCCAGTGTGGCGCGGGTCCATGCCCGCTCGGTTCGGATGGTGGTCTCTGCGTCGCCCTGCCACGGCAGCCAGTGCTCGACGATCTCGTTGATGCCGCGCTCGCGCGGCCGCACGGTGCGCTCGAGGTGCGGGTAGTCGTGCAGCCCCGTCCCCATGGCGGTGCCGGAGTAGGTGAAGCCGACCCAGCCATCCTGGCGTGCGAACGCGAAGTCCTTGACGTGCACGTTGCGCACGAGGGGAGCTGTCTGCTCGACGCAGGAGCGGGGCAGCTCGAGTCGCGCGACGACGTTCGCAGGATCGAGGCAGATGCCGAGCCGGTCGCTGCCGACGCTCTCGACCAGGCCGATCAGGTCGGTCGTCGCCACCTGCTCATACGTCTCGAGGGCGAGGGTCACCCCGGCGGTCTCGAAGGAGCGGATGCCGTCGCGCAGCCACGATCCGGCCTCGGCGAGCGAGGGGCGTGAGTCGGGGCCGTGGAGCATGCTGCGCACGAGCACCGCGTCGAAGATCTCAGCGATGCGGAGGTAGCGGGTCAGATGCTCTGTGGTGATCCCCTTGGTGCCCAGCTCGATCGTGAGGCCGAGGTCTCGGGCGGCCGAGGCGGCGGTGCGGAGCGCGGCCGTGCTCATCGCGTCCAACGGCGCGTAGTCGCAGATCTGGAAGAGCTCGACGCCCTGCGCGCGAGTGTCCTCGAAGGCTCCGACAAGGCTCAGCGGCTCGGGTGAGCGCTCGGAGTGCTGCCAGAAGTAGGCGTAGGTTCCCAGGCCGATCACGCGGAGTCTCCGATCGGTTCCCGACCACGTCGCAGAGCCGCGAGAGCCGCGGCCTCATCGAGCACTGCGACGAGTGCCGCGGGGTCGTGCGCGAAGCGCCCGAGGAAGACGCCGTCCACGCCATCGCCCAGCGCGGTGAGGA
This window contains:
- a CDS encoding phosphogluconate dehydrogenase C-terminal domain-containing protein, with translation MSHKIAVIGAGGKMGMRVSDNLVKTEHTVWYVENSPAGRQRTTDAGRELTDAHVAVSDADIVVLAVPDLALGPVTAELVPQLRAGAIVLTLDPAAAYAGLLTTRDDVIQAVAHPCHPSIFLQRETPEQWADTFGGIAAPQDAIAAVESDDPAARAIVEETVRAIYAPVIDVHWVSVKQLAQLEPTLVETVACMIGALLNEALHEAVTTMGVPEAAARSILYGHTQVALANGLRGDNPFSDACLIAMDYGRESIIKDDWKKIFRDDELDKNLARMLHLDRIER
- a CDS encoding TIM barrel protein codes for the protein MIGLGTYAYFWQHSERSPEPLSLVGAFEDTRAQGVELFQICDYAPLDAMSTAALRTAASAARDLGLTIELGTKGITTEHLTRYLRIAEIFDAVLVRSMLHGPDSRPSLAEAGSWLRDGIRSFETAGVTLALETYEQVATTDLIGLVESVGSDRLGICLDPANVVARLELPRSCVEQTAPLVRNVHVKDFAFARQDGWVGFTYSGTAMGTGLHDYPHLERTVRPRERGINEIVEHWLPWQGDAETTIRTERAWTRATLDHLRSTQ